Genomic window (bacterium):
AAAGAAATCCGCTCCTGCAGAAACAGCTGCACCGCCGCTTCGTTGGCCGCGTTGAGCACAGCCGGCGCAGTGCCGCCCTGTCGCAGCGCATCGTAGGCCAGCCGCAGACACGGAAACCTGGCGG
Coding sequences:
- a CDS encoding 1-deoxy-D-xylulose-5-phosphate reductoisomerase (catalyzes the NADP-dependent rearrangement and reduction of 1-deoxy-D-xylulose-5-phosphate (DXP) to 2-C-methyl-D-erythritol 4-phosphate) produces the protein ARFPCLRLAYDALRQGGTAPAVLNAANEAAVQLFLQERISFPRIAELVDASLQAHKLEIKPDVEELLSADRWAREFVGAAGK